In a genomic window of Salegentibacter salegens:
- a CDS encoding dienelactone hydrolase family protein produces MKYLHHLLVLLFFTFSLFSCGNKNDKKEENKDEAKVETDTTVAPKTEDEELSESPRHHEWVTLSHNDREFQAFVAYPETNEATKSVIVIHENRGLNDWARLFADKLAEAGYLVIAPDLISNTQEGKRRTTDFKNPDAARDAIYALEPQQVTADLDAAFNYIKEDSASTGEVAVVGFCWGGSQTFRYVTNNQEISSAHVFYGTGPEDVKAIANISAPVYGYYGGDDNRVNSTIEASEKMMEEAGKTYKYEIYEGAGHAFMRSGHQPDAEKVNKEAHEKAWERLKDLLK; encoded by the coding sequence ATGAAATATTTACATCACTTACTGGTATTGCTTTTCTTCACGTTTTCTCTTTTTTCCTGCGGAAATAAAAACGATAAAAAAGAGGAAAATAAAGATGAAGCTAAAGTTGAGACCGATACTACAGTAGCTCCAAAAACTGAGGACGAAGAACTTTCTGAATCTCCAAGACATCACGAATGGGTTACTTTATCACACAACGACAGAGAATTTCAGGCTTTTGTAGCATATCCTGAAACAAATGAGGCTACAAAATCTGTGATTGTAATACATGAAAACCGTGGTTTAAATGATTGGGCAAGATTGTTTGCCGATAAACTTGCTGAAGCCGGCTATTTGGTGATCGCTCCCGATTTGATTTCGAATACACAAGAGGGGAAACGCCGCACCACCGATTTTAAAAATCCAGATGCTGCCAGGGATGCCATTTATGCTTTAGAGCCTCAACAAGTCACTGCCGATCTTGATGCGGCATTTAATTATATTAAAGAAGATTCAGCATCAACGGGAGAAGTTGCCGTAGTTGGATTTTGTTGGGGCGGTTCACAAACTTTTAGGTACGTTACCAATAATCAAGAAATCTCTTCTGCCCACGTTTTCTATGGAACCGGTCCTGAAGATGTAAAAGCCATTGCCAATATTTCTGCTCCTGTTTATGGTTATTATGGCGGTGATGACAACAGGGTCAATTCTACCATTGAAGCCAGTGAAAAAATGATGGAAGAAGCCGGCAAGACTTATAAATATGAAATCTACGAAGGCGCTGGTCACGCTTTTATGCGCAGCGGCCACCAACCAGATGCCGAAAAAGTAAACAAAGAGGCTCATGAGAAAGCCTGGGAGCGACTTAAAGATCTTTTAAAATAG
- a CDS encoding M28 family metallopeptidase — MIRNIPCLALLLFSGLIFQQTNAQTDQRIYEIIENVSADSIEADIRKLAGFGTRNTFSDTVSDTRGIGAARRWIKSEFDNISNNCDNCLDVFYQKDFVTTEDGERIPHDAWVVNVVAVQKGTKYPNRYIIMSGDIDSRASNTMDFETDAPGANDNASGMAGAIEAARVLSQYQFESSVVYVGLSGEEQGLFGGKGLAEYAKENDWEIIGVLNNDMIGNIEGVDGVIDNRSFRIFSEPVPPNESERERTMRRFYGGEVDGISRQLARYVHKTTETYMPEMNPMMIYRLDRFGRGGHHRPFNDLGFPGIRIMEAHENYNRQHQDIRTEDGIEYGDVVEGVNFDYAEKLTAVNAINMASLAWAPPAPKNVEIGGIVEPSAKLRWDKVEGDIAGYKIYWRETTEAHWQYSRFVGDINEFTLDGIVIDNFFFGIAAVGKDGHESVVVFPSGVFR; from the coding sequence AACCAATGCGCAAACAGACCAGCGTATTTATGAAATAATAGAAAACGTTTCAGCTGATAGTATTGAAGCCGATATTAGAAAACTTGCCGGTTTTGGAACCAGAAATACTTTTAGCGACACGGTTTCTGACACGCGTGGAATAGGAGCCGCACGTAGATGGATAAAATCTGAATTCGATAATATTTCCAATAATTGTGATAATTGTCTTGATGTTTTTTACCAAAAAGACTTTGTCACTACAGAAGATGGCGAACGCATTCCGCATGATGCCTGGGTTGTAAATGTGGTGGCAGTTCAGAAGGGAACCAAATATCCAAACCGTTATATTATTATGAGCGGCGATATAGATTCCCGCGCCAGCAATACTATGGATTTTGAAACCGATGCCCCCGGAGCCAACGATAATGCCAGCGGAATGGCCGGTGCCATCGAGGCAGCCAGGGTATTATCCCAATATCAATTTGAAAGCAGCGTGGTTTACGTAGGCCTTTCAGGTGAAGAACAAGGTTTGTTTGGCGGGAAAGGTCTTGCCGAATACGCCAAAGAAAATGACTGGGAGATCATTGGAGTTTTAAATAACGATATGATTGGGAATATTGAAGGTGTAGATGGCGTAATTGATAATCGCTCTTTTAGAATATTTTCTGAACCCGTTCCTCCAAATGAATCGGAGAGGGAAAGAACTATGCGCAGGTTTTACGGTGGTGAAGTAGACGGAATTTCGCGTCAACTTGCTCGTTATGTGCATAAAACTACTGAAACTTATATGCCTGAAATGAACCCAATGATGATTTATCGTTTAGATAGATTTGGTCGCGGTGGCCATCACCGCCCCTTCAACGATCTTGGCTTCCCGGGCATTAGGATTATGGAAGCCCACGAAAATTATAACCGTCAGCACCAGGATATCAGGACTGAAGACGGTATTGAATATGGCGACGTTGTAGAAGGAGTGAATTTCGATTATGCTGAAAAACTTACGGCTGTGAACGCCATAAATATGGCCAGCCTGGCCTGGGCCCCACCGGCTCCTAAAAACGTTGAAATTGGTGGAATAGTAGAACCTTCCGCAAAATTACGATGGGATAAAGTTGAAGGTGATATTGCCGGCTATAAAATTTACTGGAGAGAAACGACTGAAGCTCATTGGCAATATTCCCGTTTTGTAGGAGACATAAATGAATTCACCCTTGATGGAATTGTTATAGATAACTTCTTCTTTGGTATTGCTGCAGTAGGAAAAGACGGACACGAAAGTGTGGTGGTTTTTCCTTCGGGAGTTTTTAGATAG
- a CDS encoding YlmC/YmxH family sporulation protein: protein MSKDIKNTNLYYLSELKDYKIAGGYPDIRGWVVRDADKRVVGKVDNLLINKNLDRVVYVDVEVDQTIIDSRHDPYGKPADPEIKEFVNKDGQNHVIVPIGLVELEEDEKYIYTSRITHQTFAETKRIERGTNPDRHYEETVLSSYNRPSAAEREDEHIQRRKEDEYVDKPISERREGNIVDDENYKEDHRNKNRYTDDEFYDREEFDGANFRKRD from the coding sequence ATGAGTAAAGATATCAAGAATACGAATTTATACTATTTAAGTGAATTAAAAGACTATAAAATTGCAGGCGGTTACCCCGATATTCGTGGCTGGGTTGTAAGAGATGCCGATAAACGTGTAGTTGGTAAAGTCGATAATTTATTGATTAATAAAAATCTTGACCGTGTAGTTTATGTAGACGTAGAAGTAGACCAAACAATTATAGATTCCCGTCACGATCCCTACGGAAAACCCGCAGATCCTGAAATTAAAGAGTTTGTGAATAAAGATGGGCAAAATCATGTAATTGTTCCCATTGGCCTGGTAGAGCTTGAAGAAGATGAGAAATATATCTATACTTCCAGAATTACCCACCAGACTTTTGCTGAAACAAAACGAATTGAGCGCGGAACTAATCCAGACCGACATTATGAAGAAACTGTTTTAAGCTCTTATAATCGTCCGTCTGCTGCCGAAAGAGAAGATGAGCACATCCAGCGCCGAAAAGAAGATGAGTATGTCGATAAACCTATTTCTGAACGCAGGGAAGGAAATATTGTAGACGATGAAAATTATAAAGAAGACCATCGTAACAAAAATCGCTATACCGATGATGAATTTTATGACCGGGAAGAGTTTGATGGTGCAAATTTTAGAAAAAGAGATTAG